One part of the Schistocerca piceifrons isolate TAMUIC-IGC-003096 chromosome 2, iqSchPice1.1, whole genome shotgun sequence genome encodes these proteins:
- the LOC124777946 gene encoding uncharacterized protein LOC124777946 — MKLGLLLVATLAAVVCSAARTDRVSTTTETPCPRMCIAGQPSVCAEVSPGRYITYSGACMKRMCECMLNRSLTQVDMSLCRDALRDKCPLRVAAVQTPTDAEDEEDSLSA, encoded by the exons CGCTGGCGGCAGTCGTGTGCTCTGCAGCGCGGACTGATCGGGTGTCGACGACGACAGAGACGCCTTGTCCCAGGATGTGCATCGCCGGCCAGCCGTCCGTCTGCGCTGAGGTCTCTCCCGGAAGGTACATCACGTACTCCGGCGCATGCATGAAGCGCATGTGCGAGTGTATGCTTAATAGAA GCCTGACGCAGGTGGATATGAGCTTGTGCCGGGACGCTCTCAGAGACAAGTGTCCCCTTCGCGTGGCTGCTGTGCAGACGCCAACAGACGCCGAGGACGAAGAGGACTCCCTCAGCGCGTAG